GCTACATAAATGCAGTATACAGGCTTCCCTTTATCGAATAATTTTTTCTGATTTATAATTGTATCTAATGCAATAGATGTTTTTCCAGATTGCCTATCCCCAATAATAAGTTCACGTTGCCCCTTACCTATAGGAATCATTGCATCAATTGCTTTTAGTCCTGTTTGCAATGGTGTATTTACAGGTTGACGATAGATTACGCCTGGAGCATTTCGTTCTAGCGGCATCTCGAAACATGGTCCAAGTATTGGACCATTGCCATCTATTGGTTCTCCTAGTGTATTGAGCACACGTCCAAGTAGGCCGTCACCTACTTGGATAGAGGCTACACGTTTAGTTCTCGTAACAGTATCGCCTTCTTTAATGGAGCTTGCATCGTCCAAAATAACAGCACCCACCATGGTTTCTTCCAAGTTTAATGCTAGGCCTTTCTGGCCATTTTCGAAAACGAGTAATTCACCTGCCTGTACGTTGAATAGTCCGTGTATACGTACTACACCATCACCTGACTGTATAACAGTGCCTGTTTCCTCTAACTCAGCTTCTGTTTTAAAGCTAGATAGTTGTGCATTTAATATCGCAGTAACTGCATCTGTATTTATCTGAGCCATTTATATTTTCTCCATTGTTTTGAAAGTGGAATCATATTCATTTTTTCTTTTCCAATACATTTTGTCTAAACAAACCATAGTGCTTTCAACCAATAAAATGATTTTGTATGGTATGGAGGTGATGCTTTATGCTTTTATCTATTCTAGCGTCTCCAATTTCAAGAATATATCCTCCAATAATAGAGGGATCTATTTGTTGTTCTAATATTACTTGGTTGCAGGCAACAAAGTGTTTGATCTCTTCTACGAACCGTTCTATAAAATTATTTGGTAGAGCAACTGCTGTTGTCAATCTAGCAGATTGAATACCAATATGTTTGTGATATAGTGCCCAACTATATATCAATATCTCTTTTAAAGAACCTATTTGCCTTTGTTCTATAATGATTTCTACAAATCTCCACAGTAGAGAACCTACTGCTTCCTTACAAAGTATTTCTAATAATTTGTATTTATTAGATCTAGGTATAGTAGGATTGTTTAGTACACAATCCAATGTAGGATTTTTTTTAAACTGATCCTGAAGAAAAAGAATTCCATCTTTCATTTCTTCAAGTAGCTCATTTTTTACCGCATGTTTCAACAGGATACTGGCATATCGTGTAATCCTTTTATTGTTGTTATGGGCCATAAACGTTTATCCTATTGCTTTAAGAAGATTGACTTTTGCTTACTGTTAACCGTTCTATGAGCTCTAACTGAGACTCATTTCGACTTAACTCTTTGATTAATAGTTTTTCAGCCATTTGAATAGCAAGCATGCCCATGTTTTTTTTAATCGATTCAAGGGCACGTTTTTCTTCTTTAGAAATTTCAACCCTAGTTTCTGCCAACAGATGTTCTTTCAGTTTTAGGGCTTCTTGGTTTGTTTGATGCATAATGTGTTTTTTTTCCACCAGTGCTTCACCAATAATACGTTCACGTTCTAAATTAGCTTCTTCTAACAACTTATCTTTATCAGATACTACCTGTTTTATTAATGCTTCAGATAATGCAATCTGTCCTATTGCATGTGCTATGGCGTCTTCCCGCTGCTTTAATATCTCTAAAATAGGTTTCCAGGCATACTTTGATAATACTAAAAGCACAGCAAAGAAAGTTATGGTTTGCCAAAATATAATACCTAAACCAGGTGTTATCAGATCCATAATAGCAATAATTTATATTAGGCCTAAAAATGTTATCTTTTAACCTAAAGAGATTTTATATTACTTTGTTACTGCCAACAAACAAACTAAAACGCCAAAGAGTGCTACGCCTTCAATGAGTGCACAGGCTATAATCATACCTGTTTGAATTTTTGAACTTGCTTCTGGCTGTCTGCTCATTGCTTCCATAGCAGCATTTCCTATCTTACCAATTCCAATTCCTGCGCCTAAGGCGATAATTCCTGCACCAATACTCGCACCAGCACATACGAACCCTAAACTTGCATCTAATAGAGCCAACATAGAAATTTTATAATTTATTAAATGGTTAAAAATAAAACGTACACAAACAC
The nucleotide sequence above comes from Cardinium endosymbiont of Culicoides punctatus. Encoded proteins:
- the atpH gene encoding ATP synthase F1 subunit delta; this translates as MAHNNNKRITRYASILLKHAVKNELLEEMKDGILFLQDQFKKNPTLDCVLNNPTIPRSNKYKLLEILCKEAVGSLLWRFVEIIIEQRQIGSLKEILIYSWALYHKHIGIQSARLTTAVALPNNFIERFVEEIKHFVACNQVILEQQIDPSIIGGYILEIGDARIDKSIKHHLHTIQNHFIG
- the atpF gene encoding F0F1 ATP synthase subunit B — translated: MDLITPGLGIIFWQTITFFAVLLVLSKYAWKPILEILKQREDAIAHAIGQIALSEALIKQVVSDKDKLLEEANLERERIIGEALVEKKHIMHQTNQEALKLKEHLLAETRVEISKEEKRALESIKKNMGMLAIQMAEKLLIKELSRNESQLELIERLTVSKSQSS
- the atpE gene encoding ATP synthase F0 subunit C, translated to MLALLDASLGFVCAGASIGAGIIALGAGIGIGKIGNAAMEAMSRQPEASSKIQTGMIIACALIEGVALFGVLVCLLAVTK